One part of the Macadamia integrifolia cultivar HAES 741 unplaced genomic scaffold, SCU_Mint_v3 scaffold1682, whole genome shotgun sequence genome encodes these proteins:
- the LOC122064566 gene encoding uncharacterized protein LOC122064566 produces MAVEDDDGGARESLDRGPDGPPQDERHKDAGQRRTYAKALGFSSWPAIDTLPEPIQVGSKRRVMIPQRDYELKRQNFRFALIGRVNFRLISLDGLRAEAREKWNLSQGVLMHPLGKGYVIFQFQCEGDKAAVWRRSPFRIGDQVIRFQHWKPDFNIHEKQLLTKLVWIRFPDLPLEYWHENVLLSIAKAVGRPVSLDRRTRQGILGFFARVLVEVDISDLAERVEEVQVERLEPGTSQVYGFCQKVVYEDNVERCGYCKRVGHLISKCRLKRLDDEKQCAADKLAKVPGAVYVEDGVNSGGSNSVRESLSRGRSLPHQQNNFDPIHDQISPNSNSSKAGGDIQIFLNPSTNGDENYGTKEGFVSGTVIELESDSNPINKEGEISNILPKEGEVFRMDEGSDVDSDPNPTENPLHGVPGDPPVDPLGGNEPRMGLTPVGEVTVQEGRYPSRYRRLGGGQGPGRGVAMASAMQPVVEDPGEDHVVSSLPRVECSSGTVSIVHSEIIRMDTVAVAREKEAGGMLEGGKQRKKTGSQAKKSDKNQFSKK; encoded by the coding sequence ATGGCGGTGGAGGATGACGATGGTGGAGCTCGGGAGTCTCTGGATCGTGGTCCAGATGGTCCTCCACAGGATGAAAGGCACAAGGATGCAGGCCAACGACGTACATATGCAAAAGCCTTGGGTTTTTCGTCCTGGCCTGCCATCGACACTCTTCCAGAGCCGATTCAGGTAGGTAGTAAAAGACGAGTAATGATCCCGCAGAGAGACTATGAATTGAAGAGACAAAATTTTCGTTTTGCCTTAATCGGTAGGGTTAACTTCCGATTGATCTCTTTGGATGGTTTGAGAGCGGAGGCTCGGGAAAAATGGAATCTCAGTCAAGGGGTGCTTATGCATCCATTGGGAAAAGgttatgtaatttttcaatttcagtgcGAGGGCGACAAGGCAGCGGTGTGGCGAAGGTCTCCCTTTAGGATTGGTGATCAGGTCATTCGATTTCAACATTGGAAACCTGATTTTAATATTCACGAGAAGCAACTTCTCACAAAGCTTGTATGGATACGGTTTCCTGATCTCCCGCTTGAATACTGGCACGAAAATGTGTTATTGTCTATAGCAAAGGCAGTAGGGCGCCCTGTGTCCCTAGACAGACGAACAAGACAAGGCATTCTTGGCTTCTTTGCGAGAGtgctggtggaggttgataTCTCTGACTTGGCAGAGAGGGTGGAGGAAGTACAGGTGGAAAGATTAGAACCAGGTACATCTCAGGTGTATGGTTTCTGTCAAAAGGTGGTGTATGAAGATAATGTGGAGCGTTGTGGATACTGTAAACGAGTCGGACATTTGATTTCCAAGTGTAGGCTGAAAAGATTGGATGATGAAAAGCAATGTGCGGCTGATAAATTAGCAAAGGTTCCAGGGGCGGTATATGTTGAAGATGGAGTCAACTCAGGTGGGAGTAACTCGGTGAGAGAGTCTCTTTCTAGGGGAAGATCTTTGCCACATCAGCAGAATAATTTTGATCCTATTCATGATCAAATCTCTCCAAATTCAAATTCGTCTAAGGCTGGGGGagatattcaaatatttttaaatcCTTCCACCAACGGAGATGAAAATTATGGAACTAAGGAAGGCTTTGTGTCAGGGACGGTTATAGAATTAGAGTCTGATTCTAATCCTATAAataaggaaggagagatttcTAATATTCTACCTAAGGAAGGAGAGGTATTTCGAATGGATGAGGGATCGGATGTTGACTCTGATCCAAACCCAACTGAGAACCCGCTCCATGGAGTTCCTGGTGATCCGCCAGTGGATCCATTGGGGGGGAACGAACCCAGAATGGGGCTTACTCCTGTGGGCGAGGTTACTGTTCAGGAGGGGAGGTATCCTTCTCGTTATAGAAGGCTCGGTGGGGGTCAAGGACCTGGACGTGGTGTTGCCATGGCCAGTGCTATGCAACCAGTTGTTGAAGACCCTGGTGAGGATCATGTGGTTTCTTCTTTGCCCAGGGTGGAATGTTCAAGCGGAACAGTCTCTATTGTGCATTCAGAAATTATAAGAATGGATACGGTGGCAGTGGCTCGGGAGAAGGAGGCCGGAGGTATGCTTGAGGGtggaaagcaaagaaagaaaacaggtAGTCAGGCTAAAAAGtctgataaaaatcaattctctAAGAAGTAA